The stretch of DNA TCCGGGATGATGGGCTGGCCGAGCAACGACGCCCCCGGATCCTTCTGGCAGACCCCCGTGGAGGAAGGCGCCGCCCGGCTCGCCGAACTCATGCGGCACTACCGGCCCGATGTGGTCGTCACCTACGACGAGAATGGCTTCTACGGCCATCCCGACCACATCCAGGCCCACCGCATCACGATGGCGGCGCTGGAGATGACCGCGCTGACGCCGAAGGTGTATTGGACGACGATGCCCCGCTCGATGATGCAGCGGTTCGGGGAGATCATGCGCGAGTTCAATGAGGACATGCCGGAGCCGGATCCTGCCGAGGCCGCCGAGATGGCCGAGATCGGCCTCCCCGACGATGAAATCACCACGTGGGTGGACACCGTCGCGTTCAGCGGTCAGAAGTTCGATGCGCTGGCCGCGCACGCCAGCCAGGGCGAGAACATCTTCTTCCTCAAGATGGGCAAGGAGAGGTTCGGCGAGTTGATGGGCATGGAGACCTTCGTACGTGTCCAGGACGCCACCGGGGCGGCCGTACCCGAGAATGATCTCTTCTCCGGACTGCGCTAATCCGTCCGCCCGCTGTCCGACCGTGCGACCGACCGGGCCGCCCGGGCATGGCCCGGTTTCCCGCGA from Streptomyces sp. BA2 encodes:
- a CDS encoding PIG-L family deacetylase, coding for MTDRPLTLMAVHAHPDDEATGTGGVLAQYAAEGIRTVLVTCTDGGCGDGPGGVKPGDPGHDPAAVALMRRQELKESCEVLKISDLEMLDYADSGMMGWPSNDAPGSFWQTPVEEGAARLAELMRHYRPDVVVTYDENGFYGHPDHIQAHRITMAALEMTALTPKVYWTTMPRSMMQRFGEIMREFNEDMPEPDPAEAAEMAEIGLPDDEITTWVDTVAFSGQKFDALAAHASQGENIFFLKMGKERFGELMGMETFVRVQDATGAAVPENDLFSGLR